From the Acinetobacter wanghuae genome, one window contains:
- a CDS encoding GGDEF domain-containing protein, with translation MSSMDKHTYSTMNASLQDDRSKNLRLLNLAECNAENRQRIEHALHNPHAPIPAQFHNYFLNFLYARHHSTLKQFNYLAQISFLLYFFVDILIIPDMILISGALRIAMILTAMGICYFAFKNIKDIRVLDRILPIGTVLCAAVWIFLLALSHSPLVHLYLYASSIFILVVNLGVKIQFKSALYSSIFIGLWMMIGAKVIMSPSQALVFAVVSIPIWLLSLYINWNNILNSRRSFLRTLMDEWNYHTLKNLAHTDELTQLCNRRHFVHVAQKSIRVWPRPASCCLLMFDVDYFKKINDDYGHDVGDRVLQVIADTARKEMRHSDLLARFGGEEFIVMLNDTQMQDALVIAERIRGSIEKQYLYERPNRSIQFTISVGLSELESPDQSLDDLIKKADIALYAAKNNGRNCVQVYGIHMLAQKQPTLSKSWVLKHSNPMPYQLSLSNPQKKWSIL, from the coding sequence ATGTCTTCGATGGATAAACATACTTATTCCACGATGAATGCATCTCTTCAGGATGATAGAAGTAAGAATTTGCGCTTATTAAATTTAGCAGAATGTAATGCTGAAAATAGGCAACGTATTGAGCACGCCCTGCATAATCCCCATGCGCCCATTCCTGCGCAGTTTCACAATTACTTTTTAAATTTTTTATATGCGCGTCACCATTCGACATTAAAACAATTTAATTATTTGGCTCAAATCAGCTTTTTACTGTATTTCTTTGTCGATATCCTCATTATTCCAGACATGATCTTAATCTCTGGTGCACTGCGTATTGCTATGATTTTAACCGCAATGGGCATCTGTTATTTTGCATTTAAAAACATCAAAGACATCCGCGTGCTCGATAGAATTTTACCGATTGGCACTGTGCTTTGTGCTGCAGTATGGATTTTTTTACTGGCGTTATCTCATAGCCCTTTGGTTCATCTCTATCTGTATGCATCTTCAATTTTTATATTGGTGGTGAATTTAGGCGTTAAAATCCAATTTAAATCAGCACTCTATAGCTCTATTTTTATTGGGTTGTGGATGATGATTGGGGCAAAGGTCATCATGAGCCCTTCGCAGGCTTTGGTTTTCGCTGTGGTCTCTATTCCGATTTGGTTGCTCAGCCTTTATATCAACTGGAATAATATTTTAAATTCACGTCGTTCATTTTTAAGAACATTAATGGATGAATGGAATTACCATACTTTAAAAAATCTCGCCCATACTGACGAATTGACTCAGCTTTGCAATCGTCGTCACTTCGTCCATGTGGCGCAAAAATCGATTCGCGTTTGGCCAAGACCTGCGAGTTGTTGTTTACTTATGTTTGATGTCGATTATTTTAAAAAAATAAATGACGATTATGGGCATGATGTTGGCGATCGTGTGCTGCAAGTGATTGCCGATACCGCGCGTAAAGAAATGCGCCATAGTGATTTATTGGCACGTTTTGGCGGTGAAGAATTTATTGTTATGTTAAATGATACGCAAATGCAGGATGCTTTGGTCATTGCAGAACGAATTCGCGGATCGATTGAAAAGCAATATTTGTATGAACGCCCCAATCGTAGTATTCAGTTCACCATTTCGGTTGGCTTGTCTGAACTTGAATCTCCTGATCAAAGCTTGGATGATCTTATTAAAAAGGCGGATATCGCACTGTATGCTGCTAAAAATAATGGACGTAATTGTGTTCAAGTGTATGGCATT